Genomic segment of Sebastes umbrosus isolate fSebUmb1 chromosome 22, fSebUmb1.pri, whole genome shotgun sequence:
gtgatagATTgttgtgaagatactggtatcatatgaaactaaaaaacttaaggaatccattggtaaccaccatgtcatactagcttgtcaggaaggagtttaaataacgctccaaacttgtgctacattttgaTGAGAAAAAACTAGCATGGTCCTTTTCatagaggtcccttgacctctgacctcaagatatgtgaatgaaaatgggtttttaaaaatgtgtgattaatttgctgtgaggcgacagtggttattaaacaatatataaaagtaAAGGATAACTTTGTATTCACCTCTCTTTGCTCTGGATTCTGTTCTTCTCCATCAGCtaagagacagaaacaaaacatctgGTCAGTTTTGCATTTTGACACAACTTGAAGAGAATTTCCAGCAGCAAGAAAACCAAACAGAAACAGTACCTGAAGTCTGCAGCTTCCTGACTTTAACAACCAGACCGATGATGACCGCTACCAGGAAGACAGTCAGACCGCCCAGGATCATACTCGTCAGCTTTGCTGTTCCGTCACTCACTTATACAGGAAAGATCATCAAGTTAGACTCTATAGAGACTTGAGATCTGGCTCAAATTAAAATGGACTAAACTGAATTCAGCTGAACTGTTTTACCCTCAAACATTTGATAATCTGCACAATGATAGAAATCTTTAGGAGAATCTTACTTTCACACTGGCTGCACTGGCTGTCCACGTCATCATGTGTCTCATTGCTGCCTTTTACTGAAATTAAGATAACTTtagtctttatttaatttagacATATTTGCATCATAATCACATTTTGTCAATGTTCAAATAGTCACTTTGTTGTCTGTTTTGTTAGaagacaacatacagtatattaaatgtATAAACATAAATGACCGAAGAATGGGTaccaaaagaaagacaagactTTAGAATGACCTTACCTTCAACATTTAAACGTATTACACTGAGAGTTGGACGGCCATGTGAGAAAAACTCACAGAAATACGGTCCAGAGTCAGATGAATCCACGTCTTTGATTTTGAGAAAGAGAGTGGAGATGTTGGAGCTcatttcaaatttcaaattttgAACTCCATCACAGTATATAGCGTCACCATGAGCGTTGTACATAACAGTGATACAGCTGGCCTTGGTTCTGTCCACCATTCTGGACCACCATGTCGTAGAATCATGGCTTGACATGTTGGAGCACGTCAGTGTGACTTCTTCACCAGACTGAACCTCCACAGTCTGAAACTCAGAACCTGAGACAGAGATCCAGcctgaaacacacagcagatTTACTCtcaattaaacaaaattaaCATTTCCTTTAGATAAACTTTTAAATAAGTAGAAGTAGACCAGAATAGATGCAGTTGTACTCACTAAAGCTGCAGAGAGTTATAGCTGTTATCAAGGTGAAGGTCTTCATGGTGCGTGTGACTGAAGCTCTGCAATGTCCGCAACTGAACTGAGCTCCAGTCAGGGTGCTTTCAAAGTAAAGAGGCGGGGTGTTAAACATGCAGATTTCTAAGTTATCTGATGAAGGAGAGATGCAAACCGTGAGTTTCTCACCAGCTTAACATTCTCACGATATGTAAGTGAGGAACTTCCTATTTTCTGTGTTATTTACAGATGCtggtcatgtttgtttgtttgttctgcaCAAGCTGTTGGTATCCATGACAGCTGAATTAGGTCATTAATTCTAagaaatatagatatttttagtACCTAATAGAATAGCTGCTTACATGGCGTCCGGTGGTAAgcgttttacactacatgtcagcattcacacaaacattcatacactgacggCAGAAGCTgtcatgcaaggtgccaacctgcccatcaggatctaatctcaatacacaccgatggcacagccttcggagCAGTTTGGGGATAAGGCAGGTTCCGTGCAGCACAGTCGGTGTGAGAAAagtaacattaaagcatgtaaacatgttcaagacactccaaatacaagtatgcacctgaaaataagcattctAGGTACTCTTTAAGACTCATTTCTATGAAGCTTTGTAGTCTTTGCTGTTCTCCATCCGTCCACCAGATGCTCTCAGACTTTCCCACCTGACTCCCACATCTACCTGCTCATCTGAGTCTCATTCTCCATCACACTGGACGTATTTATAGCAGCCCCCTTTAACCCAGTCAGTTGCCAGATCGGCAATGTTGCTTCGTTCCTTTGCTCTCCAGCCTCCTGAACCTCAACCTATATCTGTCTTCCTGCCTTCCAGTGGTAAtccattttttatacattttaattcatttcacATGTATTATGATATCACAATCAAAATACTCCGATTTgactatatgtactgtatggttCTTCTATCCTGCTCTTGAGGTGTTGAATTGTCTGacccacattttatttttagaaaccGTTAACACGCCTCATGATTTTCACCTCAGTTGTGCTCTGACCACACTGTACTGCCTCTTCCTGTCAGACAAGTGATGCGTTCCTCACTCACTGCTGCCGA
This window contains:
- the LOC119482144 gene encoding uncharacterized protein LOC119482144, with amino-acid sequence MKTFTLITAITLCSFSWISVSGSEFQTVEVQSGEEVTLTCSNMSSHDSTTWWSRMVDRTKASCITVMYNAHGDAIYCDGVQNLKFEMSSNISTLFLKIKDVDSSDSGPYFCEFFSHGRPTLSVIRLNVEVKGSNETHDDVDSQCSQCEMSDGTAKLTSMILGGLTVFLVAVIIGLVVKVRKLQTSADGEEQNPEQRENVELNYAAVTFQQRAERRQPESNVIYAATR